The following coding sequences lie in one Colias croceus chromosome 1, ilColCroc2.1 genomic window:
- the LOC123694292 gene encoding regulator of nonsense transcripts 3B isoform X2, with protein sequence MTEDQDAKDSHSDSGSKTFVNKNKDKKAKPHRPLTKIILRRLPSTMTEEAFLEQVSPIPEHDYFYFSKPDTSLGNNLYSRAYINFVNVDDIYLFRDKFDGYVFLDEKGVEYVGIVEYAPFQRIPKKKKKKDPKCGTLESDPIYQEFLESLTKDQETDNQPKLEYSYPVNDSNEKKVQTTPLLEYLAARKQDKRGRDERRRRENDKRKMRIERKSKDISIKKYGDLSEDEGYDKSDFLNNKYSKHCAWYGEQRIYHKTKSRTVSVKSEVSDLKVHHGSEDLISTDSDWDSQFPALTMKTHNTFTLTSAKVNDKQEAIEGSQKSGGDTFLKEEDLMDSDVKKIKSREWDKEKPNDFKDDDGTIYESRSYKDRKIGSSNVVERKKKYDNDKKGSYGKDDDNFDEVDYKKDKIDKLLDSPREQKSKKYSDTRKERIKLVDGKSEKQNTINKMISETKPKSLNHDDIKPFTQLPQVKTDDLTKFLESKARGEDLNAKHAKSSNEDISFNENKYEESNDSKIRRNSLEPGDFTSKEKSMLQKQKSLEDRSKSIEREDSEEKEKSESTDRRTERRIRNKDRPSLVIYQPGMGKFSKQRLAKEKDVPTVKAVNDSEKKDT encoded by the exons ATGACCGAAGATCAAGATGCGAAGGACTCTCATTCGGATTCAGGCAGTAAAACATTTGTTAACaagaataaagataaaaaggCAAAACCTCATCGACCTCTGACAAAA ATAATTTTACGACGATTGCCATCGACTATGACTGAAGAAGCATTTCTCGAGCAAGTGTCGCCAATACCTGAACATGACTATTTCTACTTTTCTAAGCCAGACACCTCACTTGGTAACAATCTTTACTCGAGGGCCTATATAAACTTCGTAAATGTTGACGATATTTATCTCTTTAGAGACAAATTTGATGGCTATGTGTTTTTAGATGAAAAAG GTGTGGAATATGTTGGAATTGTGGAATATGCACCATTCCAAAGAATCcctaagaaaaaaaagaagaaagatCCAAAATGTGGAACACTTGAAAGTGACCCAATTTATCAAGAATTTTTGGAAAGTCTAACCAAGGATCAGGAAACTGACAATCAACCTAAGCTTGAATATTCCTATCCTGTTAATGACA GCAATGAGAAAAAAGTTCAAACTACACCATTGTTGGAATATTTGGCTGCTCGTAAACAGGATAAGCGAGGAAGAGATGAACGACGCAGACGAGAGAATGATAAGAGGAAGATGAGGATTGAAAGGAAATCTAAAGATATATCTATCAAA AAATACGGTGATCTTTCCGAAGATGAAGGCTATGATAAAAGTGATTttcttaacaataaatatagtaaACATTGTGCATGGTACGGAGAACAAAGAATTTATCATAAAACCAAAAGTAGGACTGTCAGTGTAAAGTCTGAAGTGAGTGATTTGAAAGTACATCATGGATCTGAAGATTTAATTAGTACAGATTCAGATTGGGACTCCCAATTTCCAGCTCTTACTATGAAAACACATAATACATTCACTCTGACTTCTGCAAAAGTTAATGATAAACAAGAAGCAATAGAAGGTAGTCAAAAATCTGGTGGTGACACTTTTCTAAAG GAAGAAGATCTTATGGACAGTGatgtgaaaaaaattaaatcgagAGAGTGggacaaagaaaaacccaaTGATTTTAAAGATGACGATGGAACAATATATGAATCTCGATCTTATAAAGATCGTAAAATTGGCTCTAGCAATGTAGTTGAGAGgaagaaaaaatatgataatgatAAGAAAGGTAGCTACGGGAAAGATGACGATAATTTTGATGAAGTTGActataaaaaagataaaattgacaAATTATTGGATTCACCACGTGAACAGAAGAGTAAAAAGTACAGTGATACCAGAAAAGAAAGAATCAAACTAGTAGATGGAAAATCAGAgaaacaaaatacaataaataaaatgatatcagAAACCAAACCGAAATCATTGAATCATGATGACATTAAACCATTTACTCAATTGCCTCAAGTGAAAACTGATGATTTGACTAAATTCCTTGAGAGCAAAGCCAGAGGAGAAGATCTGAATGCAAAACATGCTAAAAGTTCCAATGAAGACATATctttcaatgaaaataaatatgaagagTCTAATGACTCCAAAATAAGAAGAAACAGCTTAGAGCCTGGTGATTTCACCTCTAAAGAGAAGTCAAtgttacaaaaacaaaaatcgcTAGAAGATAGAAGCAAGTCCATTGAAAGGGAAGATTCAGAGGAGAAGGAAAAAAGTGAAAGTACAGATCGTCGTACCGAAAGAAGAATCAGAAACAAG GATCGTCCGAGCCTCGTCATATACCAGCCGGGCATGGGCAAGTTCAGCAAACAGCGCCTGGCGAAGGAGAAAGACGTGCCCACTGTGAAAGCGGTTAACGATAGTGAAAAAAAGGACACTTGA
- the LOC123692848 gene encoding 28S ribosomal protein S28, mitochondrial, translated as MTSWVMLSRQLKQTKRLFSHNLCTTSRVLNVDNVEQNATPGKVGGFAKAFEKQSHILEEDNSPTPTFASLLRNSKLVDLGDPVGKIVIGKIFLVVEDDLYIDFGWKFHCVCTRPATRGEEYVRGARVRIQIKDLELSSRFLGSSTDLTLLEADCKLLGIVSSPIRSSSEKDK; from the exons atgaCAAGTTGGGTAATGTTGAGTAGGCAactgaaacaaacaaaacggTTGTTCTCTCATAATCTCTGTACTACATCCAGGGTCTTAAATGTTGACAATGTTGAACAAAATGCAACACCAGGAAAGGTCGGAGGATTTGCCAAAGCTTTTGAGAAACAGAGCCATATACTGGAAGAGGATAACAGCCCAACACCAACCTTCGCGTCTCTTCTTCGAAATTCAAAGCTAGTCGAC cTTGGAGATCCAGTTGGAAAAATAGTGattggtaaaatatttcttgTAGTAGAGGACGATTTATATATTGACTTTGGTTGGAAGTTCCACTGTGTTTGTACCAGACCAGCCACTAGAGGAGAGGAGTATGTCAGAGGAGCTAGAGTGAGGATCCAAATCAAAGACCTTGAGCTCTCGTCTAGGTTCCTTGGCTCAAGCACTGATCTTACACTATTAGAAGCAGACTGTAAATTACTTGGTATTGTATCATCACCAATTCGTTCAAGCAGTGAAAAAGATAAGTAA
- the LOC123694292 gene encoding regulator of nonsense transcripts 3B isoform X1 — MTEDQDAKDSHSDSGSKTFVNKNKDKKAKPHRPLTKIILRRLPSTMTEEAFLEQVSPIPEHDYFYFSKPDTSLGNNLYSRAYINFVNVDDIYLFRDKFDGYVFLDEKGVEYVGIVEYAPFQRIPKKKKKKDPKCGTLESDPIYQEFLESLTKDQETDNQPKLEYSYPVNDSNEKKVQTTPLLEYLAARKQDKRGRDERRRRENDKRKMRIERKSKDISIKEEDLMDSDVKKIKSREWDKEKPNDFKDDDGTIYESRSYKDRKIGSSNVVERKKKYDNDKKGSYGKDDDNFDEVDYKKDKIDKLLDSPREQKSKKYSDTRKERIKLVDGKSEKQNTINKMISETKPKSLNHDDIKPFTQLPQVKTDDLTKFLESKARGEDLNAKHAKSSNEDISFNENKYEESNDSKIRRNSLEPGDFTSKEKSMLQKQKSLEDRSKSIEREDSEEKEKSESTDRRTERRIRNKDRPSLVIYQPGMGKFSKQRLAKEKDVPTVKAVNDSEKKDT; from the exons ATGACCGAAGATCAAGATGCGAAGGACTCTCATTCGGATTCAGGCAGTAAAACATTTGTTAACaagaataaagataaaaaggCAAAACCTCATCGACCTCTGACAAAA ATAATTTTACGACGATTGCCATCGACTATGACTGAAGAAGCATTTCTCGAGCAAGTGTCGCCAATACCTGAACATGACTATTTCTACTTTTCTAAGCCAGACACCTCACTTGGTAACAATCTTTACTCGAGGGCCTATATAAACTTCGTAAATGTTGACGATATTTATCTCTTTAGAGACAAATTTGATGGCTATGTGTTTTTAGATGAAAAAG GTGTGGAATATGTTGGAATTGTGGAATATGCACCATTCCAAAGAATCcctaagaaaaaaaagaagaaagatCCAAAATGTGGAACACTTGAAAGTGACCCAATTTATCAAGAATTTTTGGAAAGTCTAACCAAGGATCAGGAAACTGACAATCAACCTAAGCTTGAATATTCCTATCCTGTTAATGACA GCAATGAGAAAAAAGTTCAAACTACACCATTGTTGGAATATTTGGCTGCTCGTAAACAGGATAAGCGAGGAAGAGATGAACGACGCAGACGAGAGAATGATAAGAGGAAGATGAGGATTGAAAGGAAATCTAAAGATATATCTATCAAA GAAGAAGATCTTATGGACAGTGatgtgaaaaaaattaaatcgagAGAGTGggacaaagaaaaacccaaTGATTTTAAAGATGACGATGGAACAATATATGAATCTCGATCTTATAAAGATCGTAAAATTGGCTCTAGCAATGTAGTTGAGAGgaagaaaaaatatgataatgatAAGAAAGGTAGCTACGGGAAAGATGACGATAATTTTGATGAAGTTGActataaaaaagataaaattgacaAATTATTGGATTCACCACGTGAACAGAAGAGTAAAAAGTACAGTGATACCAGAAAAGAAAGAATCAAACTAGTAGATGGAAAATCAGAgaaacaaaatacaataaataaaatgatatcagAAACCAAACCGAAATCATTGAATCATGATGACATTAAACCATTTACTCAATTGCCTCAAGTGAAAACTGATGATTTGACTAAATTCCTTGAGAGCAAAGCCAGAGGAGAAGATCTGAATGCAAAACATGCTAAAAGTTCCAATGAAGACATATctttcaatgaaaataaatatgaagagTCTAATGACTCCAAAATAAGAAGAAACAGCTTAGAGCCTGGTGATTTCACCTCTAAAGAGAAGTCAAtgttacaaaaacaaaaatcgcTAGAAGATAGAAGCAAGTCCATTGAAAGGGAAGATTCAGAGGAGAAGGAAAAAAGTGAAAGTACAGATCGTCGTACCGAAAGAAGAATCAGAAACAAG GATCGTCCGAGCCTCGTCATATACCAGCCGGGCATGGGCAAGTTCAGCAAACAGCGCCTGGCGAAGGAGAAAGACGTGCCCACTGTGAAAGCGGTTAACGATAGTGAAAAAAAGGACACTTGA